From one Rosa rugosa chromosome 4, drRosRugo1.1, whole genome shotgun sequence genomic stretch:
- the LOC133744469 gene encoding small ribosomal subunit protein mL104 (rPPR9)-like, whose translation MVINIYKMLNLRKEFSAQLWYRFLLPLGLLVETVSSEKMVKGLVNEFFPDEYVCDLLIKGWYVDGKLEEARRLAGEMCRGGFEIGTSAFNAILDCVCKLCRKKDPFRLHFEAEQILVDMEFHGVPRNVETFNVLITNLCKIRKTEDALNLFHRMGEWGCSPNETTFLET comes from the coding sequence ATGGTGATCAACATATATAAGATGCTAAACTTGAGGAAAGAATTTTCTGCTCAACTATGGTACAGATTTCTGCTTCCGTTAGGGCTTTTAGTGGAGACGGTCTCATCTGAGAAGATGGTGAAAGGTTTGGTTAATGAGTTTTTCCCTGATGAGTATGTTTGCGATTTGCTTATTAAGGGGTGGTATGTGGATGGGAAGCTTGAAGAGGCTAGGAGATTGGCTGGGGAGATGTGTAGGGGAGGGTTTGAGATTGGGACTAGTGCCTTCAATGCCATTCTTGATTGCGTGTGTAAGCTTTGCAGGAAAAAGGACCCCTTTCGGCTTCATTTTGAGGCTGAGCAGATTTTGGTGGATATGGAGTTCCATGGTGTGCCGAGAAATGTGGAGACTTTCAATGTGCTGATTACTAATTTGTGTAAGATTAGGAAGACCGAGGACGCATTGAATTTGTTTCATAGAATGGGGGAGTGGGGGTGTTCTCCTAACGAGACTACATTTCTTGAAACTTGA
- the LOC133744470 gene encoding disease resistance protein RPV1-like — protein sequence MELSKPQFGASSSSSSSSTRLFTHDVFLSFRGADTRNNFTGHLYNYLVNKGINTFIDNDLTRGEDITKELLDVIEGSRISIVVFSANYASSKWCLDELVKIFQCKESKQQIVFPIFYKVDPSKIRYQKGQVGEAIAHLSKCKDNSEKVESWKATLTQAATLSGWHISDGGHEANVIDEIVKEIATKLMKCTPLDVASYPVGI from the exons ATGGAACTGAGCAAACCTCAATTCGGagcctcttcctcttcatcttcttcttccacccgTTTGTTCACACATGATGTCTTTCTGAGCTTTAGAGGTGCGGATACGCGCAACAATTTCACAGGCCATTTGTACAACTATTTGGTTAACAAGGGAATTAACACCTTCATAGATAATGACCTTACAAGGGGAGAAGATATAACGAAGGAGCTTCTCGACGTAATTGAAGGATCAAGGATTTCCATTGTTGTGTTTTCTGCGAATTATGCATCTTCGAAgtggtgcttggatgaacttGTCAAGATCTTTCAATGTAAAGAATCCAAGCAACAAATCGTTTTCCCAATTTTCTACAAGGTAGATCCTTCGAAGATACGATACCAGAAGGGCCAGGTTGGTGAGGCAATTGCTCACCTTAGCAAATGCAAGGATAACTCAGAGAAGGTGGAGAGTTGGAAGGCAACTCTTACACAAGCAGCAACTTTGTCTGGGTGGCACATCTCGGATGGAGG GCATGAAGCGAATGTTATTGATGAAATTGTTAAAGAGATAGCAACCAAACTAATGAAATGCACCCCTTTAGATGTGGCATCATATCCTGTTGGAATATAA